A single genomic interval of Musa acuminata AAA Group cultivar baxijiao chromosome BXJ3-4, Cavendish_Baxijiao_AAA, whole genome shotgun sequence harbors:
- the LOC135636247 gene encoding uncharacterized protein LOC135636247 translates to MARRSPHPPAVKRKLHHSPVLALLILLLPALLVVIVCHRQQISYFLRPIWDTPPRPFVRLPHYYAQDLPMDHLCRLHGWSLLAAPRRVFDAILFSNELDILEIRYRELAPYVHKFVILESNITFTGIAKPLYFVENYGRFELLSSKIVHGIFSGEADRTPGRDPFQLEFKQRVALNSLLRGSGIAPGDVVIMSDADEIPSTETIKLLQWCDGVPPVMHLELRHYMYSFEFPVDYSSWRATAHMFHPGTRYRHSRQTDLILADAGWHCSFCFRTMEEFVFKMMAYSHADRVRRSSFLDNSRIQKIICEGKDLFDMLPEEYSFQELIKKMGPIPRSASAVHLPSYLLENADKFRFLLPGGCLRSK, encoded by the coding sequence ATGGCCAGGAGATCCCCCCATCCCCCTGCGGTCAAGAGGAAGCTCCACCACAGCCCTGTCCTGGCCCTTCTCATTCTCCTGCTCCCTGCCCTCCTCGTCGTGATCGTCTGCCACCGCCAGCAGATATCCTACTTCCTCCGCCCCATATGGGACACCCCGCCACGCCCGTTCGTCCGCCTTCCGCACTACTACGCGCAGGACTTGCCGATGGATCACCTCTGCCGCCTCCACGGCTGGAGCCTCCTGGCCGCCCCTCGCCGCGTCTTCGACGCCATCCTCTTCAGCAATGAGCTCGACATACTCGAGATCCGGTACCGCGAGCTCGCTCCTTATGTGCACAAGTTCGTGATCCTCGAGTCGAACATCACCTTCACGGGCATCGCCAAGCCACTCTATTTCGTCGAGAACTATGGCCGGTTCGAGCTCCTGAGCTCGAAGATAGTTCACGGAATCTTCTCAGGCGAGGCCGATCGCACGCCCGGCCGAGATCCTTTCCAGCTCGAGTTCAAGCAGCGGGTAGCCCTGAACTCCCTCCTCCGCGGGTCAGGCATCGCCCCTGGGGACGTCGTCATCATGTCCGACGCGGATGAGATCCCAAGCACTGAGACGATCAAGCTCCTGCAGTGGTGCGATGGCGTGCCGCCGGTGATGCACCTGGAGCTGAGGCACTACATGTACTCCTTCGAGTTTCCAGTGGACTATAGCAGTTGGCGAGCCACGGCGCACATGTTCCACCCGGGGACACGGTATCGGCATTCGAGGCAGACGGACCTGATACTGGCGGACGCAGGCTGGCACTGCAGCTTCTGCTTCAGAACGATGGAGGAGTTTGTGTTCAAGATGATGGCGTACAGCCATGCGGATCGCGTGCGGCGATCGAGCTTTTTGGATAACTCGAGAATTCAGAAGATTATCTGCGAAGGCAAAGATCTGTTCGACATGTTGCCCGAGGAGTATAGCTTCCAGGAGCTGATCAAGAAGATGGGTCCAATACCAAGATCAGCTTCAGCAGTGCATCTTCCGTCATACCTGCTGGAGAATGCTGATAAGTTCAGATTCCTGCTGCCCGGAGGATGTTTAAGGTCAAAATAG